DNA from Ignavibacteria bacterium:
TTTCGCAACGCCAAAGTCCGGCATAATGCGTTGCACTTGCGCAAGAATGGAATAATCGCCGCATCCGGGACACCATCGCACGTCTTGGTCCGATTGAAAATCCTTTGCGGAATATTTTGGTTGAACAAAAGTTTGTTGTGTTTGATGTATAAGTTCTTGTAATAAAGACATAATGTTTAATTCAATTTTATTTGTTATTTCATTCCCAATACTTCATCAATTTTCTTTTCAAGTTCAACGGATTTGAACGGTAGTCCTTGAATTTTATTATACGAAATTGTTGGTACCATATATTTGAATCGCAACACTTTCGAAAGTTGTCCCAAATTTAATTCGGGAACGAGAATGTGTTTAAAGCGATACAAAATTTCGCCAATGTTTTTTTGCATAGGGTTGAGATATTTAATATGCAAATGCGAAACCGATTTTCCTTCTTTGCGTTTATTCGTTACTGCCGTTTTAATAGAGCCGTACGTGCCACCCCAACTGACAACGAGAACATCGCCTTCCGTATCGCCTTCAACTTCTGCAAGCGGAATATCATTCGCAATGCGGTCGATTTTTTCTTGACGCAACTTAACCATCAATTCGTGATTTGCCGATTCGTAATTGACATTGCCCGTGATGTTTTGTTTTTCCAAGCCACCAACGCGGTGTTCCAAACCGGGAGTTCCGGGAATTGCCCAAGGACGTGATAAAGTTTTTTCATCACGCGAGTACGGGAAAAACCCTTCCGCTTCTGTTCGAAATGAAACAGGAATTTCCGGCAAATCGTCTGCATTCGGAAATTTCCACGGCTCTGCACCATTCGCTAAATATCCATCGGAAAGAAACATTACAGGACACATAAATTTCAATGCGATTCTGCTTGCTTCAAACACAGTTCCAAAACAATCGGATGGCGTTTGAGACGCGATAACACAAACCGGAGATTCGCCATTTCTTCCATACATCGCTTGCAACAAATCTGCTTGCTCCGTTTTTGTCGGAAGTCCTGTGCTTGGTCCCCCGCGTTGAATATTCACAATCACGAGTGGAAGTTCCGTCATTACTGCAAGTCCGATTGCTTCTTGTTTCAATGCAACACCGGGACCGCTTGTTGTTGTTGTTGCCAATGCTCCTGCGTATGCTGCACCGATAGAACTTGCGATCGCGGCAATTTCATCTTCCGCTTGAAATGTTTTCACGCGAAAGTTTTTGTGCCGCGAGAGTTCGTGAAGTATATCGCTTGCAGGAGTAATCGGATAACTTCCGAGAAATAATTCGAGATTCGATTTCACCGATGCGGCAATCAGTCCCCACGCGATTGCTTCGTTTCCCGTAATGCTGCGATATGTTCCCGCATCAAGTTTCGCAGGTTTTACTTCATAGCGAACCGCAAAAATTTCTGTCGTTTCGCCGTAATTCCATCCTGCCTGAAGAACGCGCGTATTTGCTTCCATAAAATCAGGAGTTTTTGCAAACTTAGATTTTATCCATTCAATTGTTGCATCCATCGGACGATTGAACATCCAATACATCATTCCGAGCGCGAAAAAGTTTTTGCAGCGGTCAATGTGTTTCGAGGACATATTCATATCAGTAAGAACAAGTCCCGTGAGTTTGGTAATATCAACAATGTGCAATTGATATTTACTCAGTGAACCATCATCGAGCGGACTGACAGCATAGTTTGCGAGTTTCAAATTTTTTGCATCGAAACCATCGCGGTTTGCAATAATAACTCCGCCATCAACCAAACTATTCAAGTTCACTTTCAACGCCGCAGGATTCATTGCAACAAGCACATCGCATTGGTCGCCGGGCGTATAAATTTCCGTTGATCCGAAATGAATTTGAAATCCGGACACGCCGAATAAAGTTCCGGCAGGAGCGCGAATTTCTGCGGGATAATCGGGAAACGTGCTTAAATCATTTCCCATCAACGCGGTGGTTTTGGTAAATTCCATTCCGGTCAATTGTATTCCGTCTCCGCTATCGCCGGCAAATCGGATAGTTACGTCGTCAAGGTTTTTGAGTGGTTTCACGATGGTTTGGGTTGTTTGCTGTTAAAGGATAACCTGTTCTTCGATGTGGAAGAACGTTGGATTCCGTTTGAGATATTCTTATGAAAAAAATCGGGGGTAAATTTATAAAATTCTTGGAGAATAGTTTTCGCTTGCAATGAACTGAACGGAAATTTGTTCACATAAATCTTTCCCCTTTGATAACAACTTTCCATATCTTTTTTCCACCAATAAAAATTTTTCATAAGAAAAATGATTGAACAAATAGAACAAAAATTATCCGAAGAGAATGTCAATGCGTTTTTGAAACAACGTTCGTTTGAGGAGATGTATAGAAGCGTGCAAAGAAGAGAATTTTTTGTTCAAGCGTGAGTTCGTATCTTTTGCCCGCACTTTTTTGCGAATCACGAATCGGAGAGCTCGCCTAATGGTATGGCAGCAGTCTTGAAAACTGCCGTCAGCAATGACGTGGGGGTTCGAGTCCCTCGCTCTCCGCTATAACTCATATTGTATAATAAAATCAATGTGTTTGTTGGTCATATATTTGGATAGTGTCCAAAACGTGACCAAATACAAACGATTTCTAATTATATTTAGTGAGTTTTATGACCTCTCCCAAAATCAACCTTAAGAAAATCAAACGCCAAAAAGGATATGTTTATCAACTTGATTACCGTCTAAACGGGAAACGCATACGTCAGTCTATTGGCCCTGATAAAAAAGAAGCTGAGTTAATAAAGACTCAACTTCAAAAAGAATTCCTTCTTGGTAACTTCAACCTTTCTACTACCAAACAAAAAAGTATCAGTCTAAATGAACTATCCGAGGAGTTTTTCAAAGCGAAGAAAAATATTATTCGCGATTCGTCATTAAATCGATATCGAAGTTATTTTGAAAAACTCTCGAGTTTCTTTTCAGCATATTTTCCGTCGGTTTACGCTGACGTAACAAAGATTGAATCGAAATACGTTAAAGAGTTTATTGATATCGTTCTCGAAGGAAGGGACAAAGACCAAAAGAAGTGGGAGAAAAAAACAATTAATGAATGCACTAAATTTTTAAAATCTCTTTTTAAGTTCGGTGTCGAAAATGACTTGTTAAATGAAATCCCATTGAAAAAAATTCCAATACTGAAGGTATCAAAGAATGGAAAAGCAGATTATTTCAGCGATGATGAAATAGAAAATATATTTAACAAAATAGATCCGTATTGGTTAGCACCAATGAGGTTTATGCTTAACACAGGACTAAGAAAAGGAGAAATGATAAATCTAAAATGGGATAATGTATTACTACAAAAAGAGAACTCAACAATCACTATAAGTTCGACTGATGACTGGGAAACAAAGACGGAAACATCACGCAACATTCCATTAAACAAAATTGCCATTGAAATACTGGAACAACAAAAAGGAAAACACAAGGAATATGTTTTCACAAATAAAAGCAATAAAAAAATGCATCCTGACGAGCCTTATCACGCCCTCAAAAAAGCATTACACGCATTAGGACTGAAAGGAGATGTTCACAAACTTCGCCACACTTTCGCAAGCAGACTTGTTATGAAAGGCGTAGATTTATATACAGTAAAAGAATTACTCGGGCATTCTGATATTGAAACAACACAAATCTACGCACATCTTAGCCAACAACATTTACAAACAGCAGTAGCAAAATTGGAGTAAAAAAAATCCCCCTACACATTACTGCAGGGGGATTCTTTTTCTTACAAACAATTACAATAACATTCTTTCAATCCTACATTCTTTCGCATTGTAAAAGGCTCTTTACATAACTCAATTCCTGGCTTTACTTTCCACG
Protein-coding regions in this window:
- a CDS encoding 2-oxoacid:acceptor oxidoreductase subunit alpha, which translates into the protein MVKPLKNLDDVTIRFAGDSGDGIQLTGMEFTKTTALMGNDLSTFPDYPAEIRAPAGTLFGVSGFQIHFGSTEIYTPGDQCDVLVAMNPAALKVNLNSLVDGGVIIANRDGFDAKNLKLANYAVSPLDDGSLSKYQLHIVDITKLTGLVLTDMNMSSKHIDRCKNFFALGMMYWMFNRPMDATIEWIKSKFAKTPDFMEANTRVLQAGWNYGETTEIFAVRYEVKPAKLDAGTYRSITGNEAIAWGLIAASVKSNLELFLGSYPITPASDILHELSRHKNFRVKTFQAEDEIAAIASSIGAAYAGALATTTTSGPGVALKQEAIGLAVMTELPLVIVNIQRGGPSTGLPTKTEQADLLQAMYGRNGESPVCVIASQTPSDCFGTVFEASRIALKFMCPVMFLSDGYLANGAEPWKFPNADDLPEIPVSFRTEAEGFFPYSRDEKTLSRPWAIPGTPGLEHRVGGLEKQNITGNVNYESANHELMVKLRQEKIDRIANDIPLAEVEGDTEGDVLVVSWGGTYGSIKTAVTNKRKEGKSVSHLHIKYLNPMQKNIGEILYRFKHILVPELNLGQLSKVLRFKYMVPTISYNKIQGLPFKSVELEKKIDEVLGMK
- a CDS encoding site-specific integrase; this encodes MTSPKINLKKIKRQKGYVYQLDYRLNGKRIRQSIGPDKKEAELIKTQLQKEFLLGNFNLSTTKQKSISLNELSEEFFKAKKNIIRDSSLNRYRSYFEKLSSFFSAYFPSVYADVTKIESKYVKEFIDIVLEGRDKDQKKWEKKTINECTKFLKSLFKFGVENDLLNEIPLKKIPILKVSKNGKADYFSDDEIENIFNKIDPYWLAPMRFMLNTGLRKGEMINLKWDNVLLQKENSTITISSTDDWETKTETSRNIPLNKIAIEILEQQKGKHKEYVFTNKSNKKMHPDEPYHALKKALHALGLKGDVHKLRHTFASRLVMKGVDLYTVKELLGHSDIETTQIYAHLSQQHLQTAVAKLE